TAGGTAGTTAAATGGACATTCCTAGGTTCCAGCCAGGAACCAAAACTCCCCATCTTCACATTCAGCAAAGAAATACCCATCTCTGACAGTGCCACTTTAGCTCCCTGatgtgttttctgtttgttacACTTCACTGTGGCACAGTAATCAGGACAGAGCCAGCTTCCTCTGTGGTTTCACTGCAATGCTGGAACTTGGACCCTTCTCATATCCTGGCCATCAGTCTTGCTGCAACCGTGCCCCTAATCCCAAAgaactgctgctgaaggaaagaagtggGATGAGCTGGAGATGGAGGATGAGGAAGGCTACACCACTTTAAATTTACGACCCCCAGCTTCAGTCCTTACTCCCAGATATTCAAGCAGCAACAAATATTCTGGATTTGAGGCTCCAGCCAGATGTGTTACAGTAGACAGTAAGTACAGATGGGAATTAACTTCCCCACCTAAATCCACCTACAATTTGCATGTTCACATTGCTCGCTTTGGGTCCTTCTAAACTTACAGTCTAAGATAAATGTTCCCAGTAACAGCAAAAGAAGAATATTGGCATCCTGGAGGGCATCAAGGCAACTGTGCctagcaggtctagggaggttctcctccccctctactctgccctggtgagaccacatctgcaaAACTACTGTGCCTTCCTCTcttgagctccccagtttgagagagacagagatctgctgggagagtccagcagaggctaggAGAATGACTTGGACATCTCTGttttgaagaaagactgagccctggggctgtttagtctggagaagagaaggctgagagagtgccttatcaatgtctataaatatgaggggtgggtgtcaagatgaaggggccaggctctttttggtggtgcccaatgataggacaaggaacaacaggtacaaggtggaacacaggaggttccacctcagcatgaggagacacttcagtgtggtgaaggtgacagagccctgtagcaggctgcccagagaggctgtggagtctcctctctggagagcttcaaaacccacctggatgccttcctgccctaggtgatcctactttggcaggggggtttgactaaaggtcccctccaacctctgacattctgtgattctgtgaatcttgtGTGGTCATGATCAcagacaatattttttttcctgacacttATCTTTACTCCAATTGTCTTTTCCACTTACTTCAACACAGAATACAATTTCCACCTTTCCatggattcttttttttttcctttttggaaGGACACATTTCTTAGAGCAGAGCACTACAAGAGAGGAAGGCACAGTAGCTTTTTCAGATAGTGCCTTGTAAATTTCCCCAGCTATGAGGAACAGAAAGGTGCCCTGCTTATTAGCTTCAGTAGTGAATGTAAGCTCTCataatagcagagctgctgatgtTTGTTGCTGACTGGGTTTCTTTCTGTTCCAGGaacctctgcctcctcttccatcTGGAAGCTAGTGGCTTTCGTTTTCCTTGCtctgtgcctggtgctgctgctggggctagTAGCCCTGCTAGCCCTGTGTAAGTACTGGGgtgtcctgagctgctgctgtgggagtgAACTCCTGATGTACATctgcttcttctgcccctgcaggCTGTCCCTGGTGACCCTGCTCCCCTAGTGGAAATAGTATGGCAAGGAGAGTGCCAGCAGAACTCTGCCACAGAAGTATCCCCATAGCTGGCACAGGTCACTTGTGAATACTAACATCTGCACTTACCTTATGTGACACTAATCATAATTCAAGAGCTAAACTTAATTAACCCTAAACCCTTAATCTTAATCCTAACCTTAATGAACCTAACATTAAAATTAACCCCTAAGCATAAATCTAACCTATCTCTATTCATAAATCTAAACCAATCCCCAAGCTTAAATCTAACACCTAAACCTAACCCCAACCCTCCTCCTAAACCATAAACTAAACATAACCCTAACCACTAACATCTAAACTTAATCCTCACCCTAACCTATAGCCCTAAGCATAACTCCAACTCTCCTCCTAAACAATAAACCAAACATAACCCTAACCACTAATATCTAAACCTAATTCTAATCCTAACCTATACCCCTAAGCATAACCCAAACCCTCCTCCTAAACCATAAACCAAACATAACCCTAACCATTAACATCTAAACCTAATCCTAACCTATACCCCTAAGCATAACCCCAACCCTCCTCCTAAACCATAAACCAAACATAACCCTAACCATTAACATCTAAACCTAATTCTAACCCTAACCTATACCCCTAAGCATAACCCCAACCCTCCTAAACCATAAACCAAACATAACCCTAACCACTAACATCTAAACCTAATCCTAACCTATAGCCCTAAGCATAACCCCAATCCTCCTCCTAAACCATAAACCAAACATAACCCTAACCATTAACATCTAAACCTAATCCTAACCTAGAGCCCTAAGCATAACCCCAACCCTCCTCCTAAACCATAAACCAAACATAACCCTAACCACTAACATCTAAACCTAATCCTAACCTATAGCCCTAAGCATAACCCAAACCCTCCTCCTAAACCATAAACCAAACATAACCCTAACCATTAACATCTAAACCTAATCCTAACCTATACCCCTAAGCATAACCCCAATCCTCCTCCTAAACCATAAACCAAACATAACCCTAACCATTAACATCTAAACCTAATCCTAACCTATACCCCTAAGCATAACCCCAACCCTCCTCCTAAACCATAAACCAAACATAACCCTAACTCCAACCCTTAGCCTAAAATCTAACTCTGGCCCTATCCTAACCACCAACTAACCCTAAACCTAACTCTAACCCCTCACCCCTAACCATGAACTTTATAATCAAAATGACTCTAAACCTAATCCTAACCTCCTAGCAGGGAAGGCAATCCTGGCATCACAGCATTGTGACTGGGCATCATCACAGCATTGTGACTGCTGCATTTGCCCAATGATTGCAGCAGATTTTCCACAGAACTAATTCAGCTCACACCCAAAGGTGATGTCACATTACAGCTggaaaaagagacagagagccaccaccttctctctggcaggaggaaAGCAGTTTTAAGTGCCCAGACCTAATATTTGATGGGGCCATGGCATCACAACAGTGTTAGGTCAGAGGCAACCCATTCCTTCCCCCTAAGCTCAGACAAgctcatagagtcataaaatggtttgagttggaaggaacctctaaagGTCCTCCAGTCAAACCCCTCTgtagtcagcaaggacatcctcctccagatcagcttgctcacagccttctccagtctgactttaaatatctccagggacagagcctgggcaacctgttgcagtgttccagcaccttcatggtGCCAAACattttcctagcatccaatctaaatctcctctagcTCCATCTGTAGCTTTGTCCAGATGACATCTGAAAATCTTCAAGGACAAAGATGCTCCCACCTTCCTAGGTCACTTTTAGTGCTGCACAACCCTCCTGGTGAAGAAAAAATGCACAGGAATTACACATGATGGTGGACACACAAACCCCTACAAATTAAAGCTACATTTGAAGCCACAGATCCTCAAACCAATCTTTGATAAGCACTTTCTTGCCATTTAGTTTTTCAGGCTTCCAAGGATcctgaggaagggaagaagctgCAGGAGATGAGAAAAGCCTTGTGTTTTGAAGTGAAGGAGAAACATGGTAAATGTGGTTGTTATGTAAATAAACACACTCAACCCTTTTTCAGAGCCCCCCATGGACTGAGAAAGCAAAATCACAGTAAAAAACacctggctgctggggcaggatctGCTTTGAACTGTGGTGGGATTTGAGATGTGGCTACATGTCCACCAGCTTGCAAAACAAATTGTCTCTGGGCCCTCAAGAGCTCAGCTGATTCAGGGCTACTCTTAATATCTTCTCAGCCAAGCCATAGCTAaagcccctctgctgctcccagtctGCATAatgctccaggcatggggaagagtggctggaaagctgcccagcagagagagacctgagggtgctggtcaACAGCTGGCTAgcttgtgcccaggtggccaagaaagccaacagcatcctggcctggatcagcaaaaGTGTTATCAGCAGGACCAGGGTAGGGACTGtcaccctgcactcagcactggggaggccacaccttgagggcTGGGATATGTTTTGGGGCCATTCTCTatgaggacattgaggggctggagcaggcccagaggagggcaacaaagctggagcaaggtctggagaacagggctgatgaGTGGGACAGGGGTTGTTTAGtgtagagaaaaggaggctgagaagagacctcactgctctccacaactccctgaaaggaggttggagccaggtgggggtcggcctcttctctctagtaacaagtgacaggacaaaagcaaatggcctcaagttgcaccaggggaggtttaggttggtcattagaagaaacttcttgactgaaaaggttctcaaagactggaacaggcttctcaaggaggtggttggatccccatgcctggaggtgtttaaaagagcagagatgtgatgctgagggacatggtttagctccAGAGCTGGTCGAGTCAGACAGTGGTTGGACGAAATGGTCTTAGAGGGTTttgccaaccaaaacaattctataatACTCTCTCTGATTTCTAGAAACAAAATGTGTTGTCTGCCCAGTGAGCTGGCAAAGTGATGGAGGTGACAACTGCTTCTACAtttcaaagcagaagaaaacatgGAAGGAAAGCCAGGAATTCTGTTCCTCAAGAAACGCCACTCTTCTTGTGCTCAAAGACAGAGCAAAGATGGTAGGGATGGAATCTCATGCATTCCTTTCTATCACAGGTTTTGACTGCCACCAAACTTATGGGCAAACACATCTGGGAGCCTCTTTCCCAAcaacctggggaggtggtggagtcgccgtccctggagctgttcaaggcaggattggacatggcacttggtgccatggtctggccttgagctctgtggtaaagggttggacttgatgatctatgaggtctcttccaaccctgataatactgtgacactgtgaaataGGAAGCttacccaaaccccaaacattcttcctttccttttgctaCATCAAAGAAGCTTCGCTGGaaatctctctcctttctccagctggacttggtTTCAGATGGGGTTCTCAGCTCAATCTGATTGGATTTTATTTGTTTAAAGTGAAAATCAGATGGGAAGAGACAAAATGGAAAGTGGAAAATTGTTTATTATTGAGTTTAGCAGGATCCAAGGGTCAGAACTGTGATTCACAATGTTGGGAGACACCTGTGGACAACACCTGAAAGTGAGAGATGATTTTGGTGTGCTCTGTAAATCTATTTCAGTTCCAGACGTCTGAGCATTTGCTTCTCCTTCCACATTTgccacacagctgcaggcaaaTTGAGGCTGGACCAGTTTAAGCCAGCTGTGGATTTTAGATGGATGAGTCCATAAAGATGTTAGTAAGCAGAAAAAGAGTGTCTGGGTGATCTGGACAGGCTATGGTGCTGAGGAATCTCTTAGCACTTTGGAAACAATTCCAAGAGTATAAGCATAGGTTTCTAGGGCAGTATGAGACACTGGGTCTATTCTCTCTGATCTCCAGATAATGCCTCAGCAAGGCACAGTTCTCCCACAGGTTCTGAGTTGTGTCTGTCAGACAAGCTGGAGGACTCCAAAGGTGCTAGAGGTCTATATTCAgggcaacaggctctgctcgggCTTGAGGCTCTTCTCCCCTAACTTCAGGCTTCTACAATGCAAGC
The sequence above is drawn from the Pogoniulus pusillus isolate bPogPus1 chromosome 15, bPogPus1.pri, whole genome shotgun sequence genome and encodes:
- the LOC135182145 gene encoding natural killer cells antigen CD94-like, producing MEDEEGYTTLNLRPPASVLTPRYSSSNKYSGFEAPARCVTVDRTSASSSIWKLVAFVFLALCLVLLLGLVALLALFFQASKDPEEGKKLQEMRKALCFEVKEKHETKCVVCPVSWQSDGGDNCFYISKQKKTWKESQEFCSSRNATLLVLKDRAKMVSLPKDSQFYWVGLSHMSEKNGWYWEDGTAFSKQETNWVVLYDNIFCASIYGQIIYGSNSCLTKQLWICEKVAVEFP